The genomic DNA CGGCGAAGATGGTCTCACCGCTGTCGCCAGCATGACTGCGCAGCAGCGACGCCTCGACCGCATTGATCGCACCATCAAGCGCGTTGTCGTCGGCTGCGAGGGGACGGAGATCGGACCGGGTCAGCAGCAACGGCATTATTTTTCTCCTTTAACTCAGAATTGCATGATTATTCCTAATAAACACGAAGCGGCAGGCGCGCACCAGCGTCCACGTCACCAACTGATCGAGCTCGGCGAGACTGAAAACGCCAGGGAGCGGCCTGTCAGGGATCTCGTCCGCCTCGGTGTCCCGCATACCGTGAGACTATCAGCTAGCTTCAACATAAGAAACAGTCTTCTGATAGCCGAGTGGCCACGGTACGGGGCACCGGCAGTCGACCTCGTCGTCTTCTGGGCGATCGAGGTTGCGGTTGTTGACAGCTCAACGGCAATGGTGGGGGCGAGTCCTTCACTCCGCGCCGGGTCGGGACACCCGGGCATCGCCCCAGCGGAGTAGGGGCCGAAAGATCTGGTTCCTCCCCGTGGAGCCGCGTTCAACGATCAGGTAGTCGTGGTGCTCCCCCACGACGGGTTCGGTCTGGGGGCCTGGTGCCCGTTGGCCACGACGAACCACCGGGGGTGGGTACGCAAGTGTCGGTAGGCACTGGCAGTCATCGAGATTTCCGTCGAGCAGCGTGCGTTAGCGCATTCGCACGGGAACCGTGCCGTGTCCTCGGTCGCATCGTTGTCCGACATGCGCTGCCAGAGTCGTGCGCTGGTGCGGTGGTAGTCCGCCTCGTTCTCCAAGATGCGGCGCTCACGGAAACGGCTCATCTGCGCACCGGCCCGGATCTGGCCGTAGTTGAGCAGCGAGACGAGCAGGACACCGCCGATGGCGTTGCCTGCGGTGGCCCCGCCCAACCACGCCACGAACGTCCCCACCGAAGTGGCTCCGACAAGCACGGACGCCAGGATGTAGCCACTGGAGGCGATGCAGTGGGCGAGGCCCAGTAGACCCACGGGAAAGGTGATCAACCAGATCAGCGCGATCTGCCCGATCGTGCCTCGGGCGCTGGTGACCAGCCACGACATCAACGCGATCATCGCGCCTC from Brachybacterium sacelli includes the following:
- a CDS encoding formate/nitrite transporter family protein, translated to MASESGRLSAREIYARVLVEARSELNRTASALAFSGVAAGFFMGLTGLGVSSALAALPGHEDKLVAGVLYPLGFIAVVIGRAQLFTENTLFPVVLILEERRHVLATLRLWTVVLCANVLGALIFATLTVATGALKPDVLTELVQLGATTAHAPMMRVFTSGILGGAMIALMSWLVTSARGTIGQIALIWLITFPVGLLGLAHCIASSGYILASVLVGATSVGTFVAWLGGATAGNAIGGVLLVSLLNYGQIRAGAQMSRFRERRILENEADYHRTSARLWQRMSDNDATEDTARFPCECANARCSTEISMTASAYRHLRTHPRWFVVANGHQAPRPNPSWGSTTTT